Proteins encoded in a region of the Phoenix dactylifera cultivar Barhee BC4 chromosome 3, palm_55x_up_171113_PBpolish2nd_filt_p, whole genome shotgun sequence genome:
- the LOC103703465 gene encoding very-long-chain enoyl-CoA reductase-like gives MKVAVASRSGREVIKGGIELEGSATVRDLQEAIHARTKKYYPSGQRLTLPVQPGAQGKPVILNPKSSLTDYFDKNASSLTVVFKDLGIQVSYRTLFFWEYLGPLIIYPIFYYFPVYKYFGYEGEHVIHPVQTYAMYYWCFHYFKRIMETLFVHRFSHATSPLTNVFRNCAYYWTFGTYIAYYVNHPLYTPVSDLQMKTGFGFGLICQVSNFYCHLLLRNLRSPDGDGGYQIPHGFLFNIVTCANYTTEIYQWLGFNIATQTVAGYLFLIVAALIMTNWALAKHRRLKKLFDGKEGRPRYPRRWVILPPFL, from the exons ATGAAGGTTGCCGTCGCTTCTCGTAGCGGCCGAGAGGTGATCAAGGGTGGAATCGAGCTTGAGGGTTCC GCCACTGTGAGGGATTTGCAGGAGGCGATTCATGCTCGAA CCAAAAAGTACTATCCTTCTGGACAACGTCTTACGCTTCCCGTGCAACCGGGAGCCCAAGGGAAGCCAGTCATCCTCAATCCAAAGTCAAGCCTGACagattattttgataaaaatgCAAGCAGTTTGACTGTGGTGTTCAAGGATTTGGGCATACAGGTCTCCTACAGGACACTTTTCTTCTGGGAGTACTTGGGCCCCTTGATCATCTACCCCATCTTTTACTATTTTCCAGTGTACAAGTATTTCGGTTATGAGGGTGAGCATGTCATTCATCCTGTCCAAACCTATGCTATGTACTACTGGTGCTTCCACTACTTCAAGCGTATCATGGAAACACTCTTTGTACACAGATTTAGCCATGCAACCTCACCGTTGACCAATGTATTCAGAAACTGTGCCTATTACTGGACTTTTGGCACGTACATTGCTTACTATGTGAATCACCCACTTTATACGCCTGTGAGTGATTTGCAAATGAAGACTGGTTTTGGATTTGGGTTGATCTGCCAAGTTTCAAACTTCTATTGCCATCTCTTGTTAAGGAACCTTAGAAGCCCTGATGGCGATGGTGGGTATCAGATTCCTCATGGGTTTTTGTTCAACATTGTGACATGTGCCAACTACACTACAGAGATCTATCAGTGGCTTGGTTTCAATATTGCGACGCAGACAGTAGCAGGTTATTTGTTCCTCATAGTGGCTGCTCTTATAATGACTAATTGGGCTCTTGCAAAGCACCGCAGGCTGAAGAAG TTATTTGATGGGAAAGAAGGAAGACCTAGGTATCCACGGCGCTGGGTTATACTTCCACCATTTCTCTGA
- the LOC103703464 gene encoding uncharacterized protein LOC103703464 isoform X1, giving the protein MDDRYIDDAELWAVIDSAAASRSRKPLLALKNSNSMSPGPYPTPPKPSRNPRAHLLAVEEVKAPADGEVVQEEHWAHHRPPKMARVVDPGASNDRRMVVVKHPSRMPSPSSGVVKELGPVVESPPPPDRWQSEQTENLNHSLFGKFPSVSSFKQYQNAAMAILEKTDYVMISGNPYIKKSGWRKISFFFNLSFEIKEKSIEFDENRNVQRAEFVVRAFMQGGRFSDGWGSCERREKRFSKPNHDIPSTAETRAKNKACQDLLGIGEYRPGVINGFR; this is encoded by the exons ATGGACGACCGGTATATCGACGACGCCGAGCTCTGGGCCGTCATCgactccgccgccgcctcccggTCCCGCAAGCCCCTCCTCGCCCTCAAGAACTCCAACTCCATGAGCCCCGGCCCCTATCCCACACCTCCGAAGCCATCCAGAAACCCTAGGGCCCATCTCTTGGCAGTGGAGGAGGTTAAGGCTCCGGCGGACGGGGAAGTGGTGCAGGAGGAGCACTGGGCGCACCACCGGCCGCCGAAGATGGCGAGGGTCGTGGATCCTGGGGCGAGTAACGATCGTCGGATGGTTGTCGTCAAGCATCCGTCCCGGATGCCGTCGCCGTCGTCTGGGGTGGTGAAGGAGTTGGGCCCGGTGGTCGAGAGCCCGCCGCCACCTGATAGGTGGCAGAGCGAGCAGACGGAGAACCTGAATCACAGCTTATTTGGGAAATTCCCCTCTGTGTCTTCATTCAAGCAGTACCAAAATGCAGCGATGGCG ATCCTAGAGAAAACTGATTATGTCATGATATCTGGGAATCCGTATATTAAGAAATCAG GATGGAGGAAGATATCATTTTTCTTCAATCTCTCATTTGAAATCAAAGAGAAATCCATTGAATTTGATGAAAATCGGAATGTTCAGCGTGCAGAGTTTGTTGTTCGGGCATTCATGCA AGGTGGAAGGTTCTCGGATGGGTGGGGTTCTTGTGAACGACGTGAGAAAAGGTTCTCGAAACCAAACCATGATATTCCCAGCACAGCTGAAACCAGAGCTAAAAATAAAGCTTGTCAA GACCTTCTTGGTATTGGAGAATACCGACCGGGTGTAATCAATGGCTTTCGGTAG
- the LOC103703464 gene encoding uncharacterized protein LOC103703464 isoform X2 encodes MDDRYIDDAELWAVIDSAAASRSRKPLLALKNSNSMSPGPYPTPPKPSRNPRAHLLAVEEVKAPADGEVVQEEHWAHHRPPKMARVVDPGASNDRRMVVVKHPSRMPSPSSGVVKELGPVVESPPPPDRWQSEQTENLNHSLFGKFPSVSSFKQYQNAAMADGGRYHFSSISHLKSKRNPLNLMKIGMFSVQSLLFGHSCKVEGSRMGGVLVNDVRKGSRNQTMIFPAQLKPELKIKLVKTFLVLENTDRV; translated from the exons ATGGACGACCGGTATATCGACGACGCCGAGCTCTGGGCCGTCATCgactccgccgccgcctcccggTCCCGCAAGCCCCTCCTCGCCCTCAAGAACTCCAACTCCATGAGCCCCGGCCCCTATCCCACACCTCCGAAGCCATCCAGAAACCCTAGGGCCCATCTCTTGGCAGTGGAGGAGGTTAAGGCTCCGGCGGACGGGGAAGTGGTGCAGGAGGAGCACTGGGCGCACCACCGGCCGCCGAAGATGGCGAGGGTCGTGGATCCTGGGGCGAGTAACGATCGTCGGATGGTTGTCGTCAAGCATCCGTCCCGGATGCCGTCGCCGTCGTCTGGGGTGGTGAAGGAGTTGGGCCCGGTGGTCGAGAGCCCGCCGCCACCTGATAGGTGGCAGAGCGAGCAGACGGAGAACCTGAATCACAGCTTATTTGGGAAATTCCCCTCTGTGTCTTCATTCAAGCAGTACCAAAATGCAGCGATGGCG GATGGAGGAAGATATCATTTTTCTTCAATCTCTCATTTGAAATCAAAGAGAAATCCATTGAATTTGATGAAAATCGGAATGTTCAGCGTGCAGAGTTTGTTGTTCGGGCATTCATGCA AGGTGGAAGGTTCTCGGATGGGTGGGGTTCTTGTGAACGACGTGAGAAAAGGTTCTCGAAACCAAACCATGATATTCCCAGCACAGCTGAAACCAGAGCTAAAAATAAAGCTTGTCAA GACCTTCTTGGTATTGGAGAATACCGACCGGGTGTAA
- the LOC103703463 gene encoding uncharacterized protein At3g17950-like: protein MARQDGGWPLGLQPLNVRAGLIRNLDFSGSLSLSTRVSGSPSSSSITSSDLDTESTGSFFLDRSITLGSLMGITSILELSSRSLRRSRKPDTSRGKRSHTNRTWFSLCTKAQLKSEKTSNAPSLGHFLEVERRASTAHRRNRNPITYELDGLPENQPNAATNSLFANGLIVPPQVDGNGALVLVGDVKKSNSRGGSSDDNGYCFALMFPCMGGQCSQ from the exons ATGGCTCGACAG GATGGTGGGTGGCCCCTGGGACTGCAGCCATTGAATGTGAGGGCTGGTTTAATAAGGAACCTCGATTTTTCTGGGTCTCTTTCCTTGAGTACTCGGGTCTCTGGTTCCCCAAGTTCATCTTCTATtacttcatcagatttggatacAGAG TCCACTGGATCTTTCTTCCTTGACAGGAGCATCACACTTGGCAGCCTTATGGGCATTACAAGCATTCTTGAGCTGTCGAGTAGATCCCTTAGAAGAAGCAGGAAGCCAGACACTTCAAGAGGGAAGAGGAGCCATACGAACAGAACTTGGTTCTCTCTTTGCACGAAGGCTCAGCTTAAAAGTGAGAAGACCAGTAATGCTCCATCCCTTGGCCATTTTCTTGAGGTGGAGAGAAGAGCTAGTACTGCCCACAGGAGGAACAGGAATCCTATTACGTATGAACTTGATGGATTGCCTGAAAACCAGCCCAATGCAGCGACCAACTCTCTTTTTGCAAATGGCCTTATCGTTCCACCTCAAGTTGATGGAAACGGAGCTCTGGTATTGGTTGGAGACGTTAAGAAATCAAATTCTAGAGGAGGCTCGAGCGATGACAATGGCTACTGTTTTGCACTGATGTTTCCATGCATGGGCGGTCAGTGCAGTCAATGA
- the LOC103703462 gene encoding E3 ubiquitin-protein ligase XB3-like, with translation MGQELSCARSSQEHEFFSAVRAGDLEAVESALRRDASLLHQATIYDRLSALHIAAANGRVEVLSMLLRRSVIPDVLNRSKQTPLMLAAMHGKIACVQRLLQAGANILMFDSLHGRTCLHYAAYYGHSDCLQAVLSAAQSTSVADSWGFARFVNIRDGHGATPLHLAVRQRRPNCVHMLLDNGALVCALTGGYGCPGSTPLHLAARGGCLDCVRELLAWGADRLQRDASGRIPYDVALKRNHGACAALLNPSSAEPLVWPSPLKFISELDRDAKALLEAALMEANREREKKILKGTAYSLPSPAHSADGIDDDISEASDTELCCICFDQVCTIEVQGCGHQMCAHCTLALCCHSKPNPATSSLPAPACPFCRSNIARLVVAKTRAEDDGDNGSSKQRRSRRSRNVGEGSSSFKGLSSAMGSFGKMGGRGSGRMADSKDVVDKP, from the exons ATGGGTCAGGAGCTCAGCTGCGCCAGATCAAGCCAGGAGCACGAGTTCTTCAGCGCTGTCCGAGCCGGCGACTTGGAGGCGGTGGAGTCCGCCCTCCGCCGGGACGCCTCCCTCCTCCACCAGGCCACCATCTACGACCGCCTCTCCGCCCTCCACATCGCCGCCGCCAATGGCCGCGTCGAG GTTCTTTCTATGTTGCTGAGACGATCTGTTATCCCCGATGTCCTAAATCGAAGTAAACAG ACTCCCCTGATGCTGGCGGCGATGCACGGGAAGATCGCCTGCGTGCAGAGGCTCCTCCAAGCCGGAGCAAAT ATCTTGATGTTCGACTCGTTGCATGGAAGAACTTGCTTGCATTATGCTGCATATTACGGCCATTCGGATTGTCTGCAAGCCGTTCTGTCGGCAGCTCAATCCACTTCTGTTGCTGATTCTTG GGGATTTGCTCGATTTGTGAACATTAGAGATGGCCATGGGGCGACGCCTTTGCACCTTGCAGTGAGGCAGAGACGGCCTAATTGCGTCCATATGCTTTTGGACAATGGGGCTCTCGTCTGTGCTTTGACTGGTGGATATGG TTGCCCAGGAAGCACTCCTCTGCACTTGGCGGCCCGCGGGGGATGCCTGGATTGCGTTCGGGAATTGCTGGCATGGGGAGCTGATCGGCTTCAAAGGGATGCATCTGG GAGAATACCATATGATGTTGCTTTGAAGCGAAACCATGGAGCATGTGCGGCCCTACTAAATCCATCATCAGCAGAGCCTCTGGTTTGGCCTTCTCCATTAAAGTTCATCAGTGAGCTGGATCGAGATGCAAAGGCTCTATTAGAGGCAGCTCTGATGGAAGCTAATagggaaagggagaagaagatcTTGAAGGGGACAGCATATTCCTTGCCATCCCCTGCGCATTCAGCTGATGGAATTGATGATGACATCTCCGAG GCGAGCGACACCGAGCTCTGCTGTATCTGCTTCGACCAAGTCTGCACCATCGAGGTCCAAGGCTGTGGGCATCAGATGTGTGCGCATTGCACATTGGCTCTATGCTGCCACAGCAAGCCCAACCCCGCAACGTCGAGCCTGCCAGCCCCCGCCTGCCCCTTCTGCCGCAGCAACATAGCCCGGCTGGTGGTGGCCAAAACCAGGGCCGAGGATGACGGAGACAATGGCAGCTCAAAGCAAAGGCGGTCGAGGAGGTCTCGGAATGTCGGCGAAGGAAGCAGCAGCTTCAAAGGCCTATCTTCTGCTATGGGATCATTTGGAAAGATGGGCGGCCGTGGTTCAGGGCGGATGGCCGATAGTAAGGATGTGGTGGATAAGCCTTGA